A single Filimonas effusa DNA region contains:
- a CDS encoding MFS transporter yields the protein MEHRELKQWHIVFMAACTGLIVANIYYCQPLIVLISQEFKVEESRAGVITFLTQIGYAMGLLFFVPLGDKIERRKQILFTSSCAMVALLVAANAPSLLILEIASLLIGFTSVVPQLILPLSASLASPAKRGRVIGIVMSGLLIGVLLSRTLSGFVGAWLGWRSMYWIAAGIMLCLILLMRFAFPVNRPSFTGSYGQLMKSLLTLIRELPLLREASAINALAFAVFGMFWTTMVLHMSGPPFGYHSDKLGLFGLAAAAGALAAPVVGAAADKRNPRFAIGLGIALVITGYLIFHFLPHSLIAIIAGIVVMDLGAQAIHVSNQSRVYALLPEARNRLNTVFMTISFIGTSFGSALGLFMWRQAGWNGVTLAGISCMLMALLIFRFTRKG from the coding sequence ATGGAGCACAGGGAACTTAAGCAATGGCATATCGTATTTATGGCGGCCTGTACGGGCCTGATCGTAGCGAATATTTATTACTGCCAGCCTTTGATCGTACTGATAAGCCAGGAATTTAAAGTAGAAGAAAGCAGGGCAGGGGTGATCACTTTTCTTACCCAGATAGGATATGCAATGGGGCTTTTGTTCTTTGTGCCGCTGGGCGATAAAATAGAACGCCGTAAACAGATCCTTTTTACGAGCAGCTGTGCGATGGTGGCGTTGCTGGTAGCTGCGAATGCTCCTTCTCTACTGATCCTTGAAATTGCCAGCCTGTTAATTGGCTTTACCTCTGTTGTACCGCAATTGATACTGCCTTTGAGCGCCAGCCTGGCTTCGCCTGCAAAAAGGGGCAGGGTGATAGGTATTGTTATGAGCGGATTGCTGATAGGGGTATTGTTGTCGAGAACCTTAAGCGGCTTTGTAGGGGCCTGGCTGGGATGGAGAAGTATGTATTGGATAGCGGCGGGAATTATGCTCTGCCTGATCTTGCTGATGCGTTTTGCTTTTCCGGTGAACCGGCCCTCTTTTACCGGTTCTTATGGCCAGCTGATGAAATCTTTGCTGACGCTTATCAGGGAGCTGCCGTTGCTGCGGGAGGCTTCGGCTATCAACGCATTGGCTTTTGCCGTATTTGGTATGTTCTGGACCACGATGGTTTTACATATGTCTGGTCCGCCCTTCGGTTATCATAGCGATAAGCTGGGATTATTTGGCCTTGCGGCTGCGGCGGGTGCATTGGCGGCTCCCGTGGTTGGGGCTGCTGCCGATAAGCGGAATCCCAGATTCGCTATTGGCTTGGGAATAGCGCTGGTAATTACGGGTTACCTGATCTTCCATTTCTTACCGCATTCTCTTATAGCCATCATTGCCGGTATCGTTGTCATGGATCTTGGCGCTCAGGCAATCCATGTTTCCAACCAAAGCCGTGTTTATGCACTGCTTCCCGAAGCCAGGAACAGGTTAAACACCGTATTTATGACCATTAGCTTTATCGGAACATCGTTTGGCTCAGCTTTGGGATTATTTATGTGGCGTCAGGCAGGCTGGAACGGTGTAACCCTTGCCGGTATCAGCTGCATGCTCATGGCACTTCTTATTTTCCGGTTTACCCGGAAAGGATAA
- a CDS encoding DUF4197 domain-containing protein, with protein sequence MKKIGLLLLLASFSWGAANAQLGKLFKKDTTSSSKPSLSGLLKSVTGSKDSLSTNDVASGLKEALAVGVEKGTKQLSSVDGFFKDAAIKILLPEEAQKVEKTLRSVGMGKLVDDAILSMNRAAEDAAKSAAPIFVSAIKGMSIQDAWGILRGSDTAATGYLRTKTTSPLTEAFRPVIETSLAKVDATKHWNNLITAYNKIPLVSKINPDLSAFVTQRTLSGIFYQVGLEEKSIRKDPLARTSDLLKKVFGGS encoded by the coding sequence ATGAAAAAAATCGGTTTGCTGCTTCTCCTGGCGTCTTTCAGCTGGGGTGCGGCTAATGCCCAGTTAGGCAAACTATTCAAAAAAGACACTACTTCTTCTTCCAAACCTTCCCTCAGTGGACTGCTTAAATCTGTCACCGGCAGCAAAGACTCGTTGAGTACCAATGATGTAGCAAGCGGCCTCAAAGAAGCGCTCGCGGTAGGTGTAGAAAAAGGCACCAAACAGTTATCGTCTGTCGACGGCTTCTTTAAAGATGCCGCTATTAAAATATTGTTACCTGAAGAAGCGCAAAAGGTAGAAAAAACACTGCGCAGCGTAGGAATGGGCAAACTGGTTGACGACGCCATCCTGTCTATGAACCGTGCAGCTGAGGATGCTGCCAAAAGTGCAGCTCCTATTTTCGTTAGCGCCATCAAAGGTATGTCTATCCAGGATGCCTGGGGTATTCTCAGGGGCAGCGATACCGCCGCTACAGGCTACCTGCGTACCAAAACAACCTCTCCGCTGACAGAAGCTTTCCGCCCGGTGATCGAAACTTCGCTGGCAAAAGTAGATGCTACCAAACACTGGAACAACCTGATCACAGCTTACAATAAAATACCGCTGGTAAGTAAAATTAACCCCGACCTCAGTGCTTTTGTTACTCAAAGAACATTGTCCGGTATTTTTTACCAGGTAGGGTTGGAAGAGAAGTCTATTCGCAAAGATCCTTTGGCGCGCACTTCCGACCTGCTGAAAAAAGTATTCGGCGGCTCGTAA
- a CDS encoding glutaminyl-peptide cyclotransferase encodes MKLQHFLPAALIFLLLSCGNNNSNDSNDAGSPSATIVPAAIDYTVVKTYPHDTSSYTQGLIWHNNTLYEGTGRVGYSKLAKIDIETGKASQQQFNAKNEFGEGITILDNKIYQLTWENHKVYVYDAESFKKLQEFAWPYEGWGITTDGKNLIISTGGSNIYYVNPSDFKILRTVGVTDNYGPVDNINELEYINGFIYANKYLTTYILKINPETGTVTGRLDLKDIFQKSGKTYDAGMIPDPTEDVLNGIAYDSAKNSLYVTGKQWPLLFEIKIN; translated from the coding sequence ATGAAATTACAGCACTTTCTTCCTGCCGCCCTGATATTCCTGTTATTATCCTGTGGAAATAACAATAGCAACGATAGCAATGATGCCGGTTCTCCTTCGGCCACTATTGTTCCGGCGGCAATTGATTATACTGTCGTTAAAACCTATCCGCACGATACTTCTTCTTATACCCAGGGACTTATATGGCATAACAATACTTTGTACGAAGGCACCGGCAGAGTAGGATACTCCAAACTGGCCAAAATTGATATTGAAACCGGCAAAGCTTCGCAACAGCAGTTCAATGCAAAAAATGAATTCGGGGAAGGCATCACCATCCTGGATAACAAAATATACCAGTTGACCTGGGAGAATCATAAAGTATACGTATACGATGCAGAAAGCTTTAAAAAATTGCAGGAGTTTGCCTGGCCTTATGAAGGATGGGGAATTACTACCGATGGTAAAAACCTTATCATCAGCACAGGAGGCAGCAATATTTACTATGTAAACCCTTCCGATTTCAAGATCCTCCGCACAGTTGGCGTAACAGATAATTATGGCCCTGTTGATAATATCAATGAACTGGAGTACATCAATGGCTTTATCTATGCCAATAAATACCTGACCACTTATATCCTGAAAATAAATCCAGAAACAGGTACGGTAACAGGACGGCTGGATCTGAAAGACATTTTCCAAAAGAGCGGCAAAACCTATGATGCCGGTATGATCCCCGATCCTACAGAAGATGTATTAAACGGTATTGCCTATGACTCTGCCAAAAACAGCCTTTATGTTACGGGTAAGCAATGGCCTTTGTTGTTTGAGATTAAGATCAATTAA
- a CDS encoding class I SAM-dependent methyltransferase, with translation MSEKITYTSCPACKSGDIFPVLKAKDYTVSKETFDIWECKSCTLRFTQEVPVAEAIGKYYQSEAYVSHSDTKKGLINRLYHLVRSYTLQSKRKLVSRLSGIRSGNLLDVGAGTGAFAATMQQAGWQVTGLEPDDTARNNALRQHGLALQSLDNLYQLPAQQFDVITMWHVLEHVHDLHGYLSTYRNVIKPGGTLLIAVPNYTSRDAQEYGEYWAAYDVPRHLYHFSPKSMGMLLEQHGFEVTKHQPMWFDSFYVSMLSEQYRSGKQRLLPAFFSGWHSNRKASAHPEKCSSVIYIARIKK, from the coding sequence ATGAGCGAAAAGATCACATATACGTCCTGTCCCGCCTGTAAAAGTGGGGATATTTTCCCGGTCTTGAAAGCCAAAGACTATACCGTAAGCAAAGAAACTTTTGATATATGGGAATGCAAGAGCTGTACGCTGCGTTTCACGCAGGAGGTGCCCGTTGCCGAAGCTATTGGTAAATACTACCAGTCTGAAGCCTATGTGTCGCATTCCGATACAAAAAAGGGACTTATTAATCGTCTATACCACCTGGTTCGAAGTTATACCCTTCAATCTAAAAGAAAGCTGGTCAGCCGTCTTTCAGGAATTAGATCGGGCAACCTGCTCGATGTGGGCGCCGGCACCGGCGCTTTTGCCGCTACCATGCAGCAGGCCGGCTGGCAGGTAACCGGACTGGAACCGGATGATACCGCCCGTAACAATGCCCTCCGGCAACATGGTTTGGCGTTACAGTCACTGGATAATTTATACCAGTTACCGGCACAGCAGTTTGATGTTATCACCATGTGGCATGTGCTGGAGCATGTGCATGATCTGCATGGATATCTTTCTACTTACAGGAATGTCATAAAACCCGGCGGCACGCTGCTGATCGCTGTTCCCAACTACACCAGCCGCGATGCGCAGGAATACGGCGAATATTGGGCTGCCTACGACGTGCCGCGCCATCTTTATCATTTCTCCCCAAAATCGATGGGCATGCTGCTGGAGCAGCATGGCTTTGAAGTAACAAAGCATCAGCCTATGTGGTTCGACAGCTTTTATGTAAGCATGTTAAGCGAGCAGTACCGCAGTGGAAAGCAAAGACTGTTACCTGCATTCTTTAGTGGCTGGCACTCTAATCGCAAAGCCTCTGCACATCCTGAAAAGTGCAGCTCTGTTATCTATATTGCCCGGATCAAAAAATAA
- a CDS encoding DUF58 domain-containing protein translates to MIKRLKNTFLIMKQAGIYVPVTWYFVLFLAFGTLVFRWLMGQQQHPDNTYSEIFTLLLLVSLSCVGILLAWGLLSVSFSFLFFLIKKRRRKVHCKLESLAADSPGAMRQQQTLRLEISPLIKPLLGFVKLRVIYDLEYYSEKFSLAEKNRKNWSRLEGTYHWPLPQIREYRIDQVIVYFEDLFQFFSFPVTLDINDRFFTRPDKAASRPFQLNPRKTEETNVHIDEMKKVEGEHVNYKHFEANDDVRRIVWKIYAKNKELVVRMPEIMDPYASHLCLYASFHTAFPVSDSIVVKEPFLDYYKTIVNSTYEQLVKQGFEVQYIPDQPIRQNWATEDASAISRLISVTHWQQQQDISSYVKPEDAAIVLVSSLNDAGEVERLVSRYGNQISFVLVRLSNSMKQQEVRDWLQWLFVQYEPNTYERYRPQWQISQLRRSIIANEKKIAGILAAYEKSVVV, encoded by the coding sequence ATGATCAAGCGGTTAAAAAATACCTTCCTCATTATGAAGCAGGCCGGCATATATGTGCCTGTCACCTGGTATTTTGTACTATTCCTGGCATTTGGCACCCTTGTGTTCCGCTGGTTAATGGGTCAGCAGCAGCACCCCGACAATACCTATAGTGAAATCTTTACACTTTTACTGCTGGTATCCCTGTCCTGCGTAGGCATTTTGCTGGCCTGGGGTTTACTAAGTGTTTCTTTCTCCTTTTTGTTCTTCCTGATCAAAAAGCGCCGCCGCAAGGTGCATTGCAAACTGGAATCGCTGGCAGCCGATAGCCCTGGCGCCATGCGGCAACAACAAACGCTCCGGTTAGAGATCTCTCCCCTTATAAAACCATTGCTGGGTTTTGTAAAACTGCGTGTGATCTACGACCTGGAATACTACTCCGAAAAATTTTCACTGGCCGAAAAGAACAGGAAAAACTGGAGCCGGCTTGAAGGAACTTACCACTGGCCCTTACCCCAGATAAGGGAATACCGTATAGACCAGGTGATCGTTTATTTCGAAGACCTCTTCCAGTTCTTTTCATTCCCGGTAACGCTCGATATCAATGACCGCTTTTTTACAAGGCCCGACAAAGCTGCCAGCCGCCCTTTTCAGCTGAACCCGCGTAAAACGGAAGAAACGAATGTTCATATCGATGAAATGAAGAAAGTGGAAGGTGAGCACGTGAACTATAAACATTTTGAAGCCAATGACGATGTCCGCCGTATTGTATGGAAGATCTATGCAAAGAACAAGGAACTGGTAGTAAGGATGCCTGAGATCATGGACCCTTATGCGTCGCACCTCTGCCTGTATGCCTCTTTTCATACAGCGTTTCCCGTAAGTGACAGTATAGTAGTGAAGGAGCCTTTCCTGGATTATTATAAAACGATCGTGAACAGCACTTACGAGCAACTGGTAAAACAGGGTTTCGAGGTGCAGTATATTCCCGATCAGCCGATACGGCAAAACTGGGCTACGGAAGATGCGAGCGCTATCAGCCGCCTGATAAGCGTTACCCATTGGCAGCAACAGCAGGATATAAGCAGTTACGTTAAACCTGAGGATGCCGCCATTGTACTGGTATCGTCATTAAACGACGCCGGAGAAGTGGAGCGGCTGGTAAGCCGGTATGGTAACCAGATAAGTTTTGTATTGGTACGGTTGAGCAATAGCATGAAGCAGCAGGAAGTAAGAGACTGGCTTCAATGGTTATTCGTTCAATACGAGCCCAACACCTACGAGCGATACCGTCCTCAATGGCAGATCTCGCAATTACGCCGCAGCATTATAGCGAACGAAAAGAAAATAGCAGGGATCCTGGCAGCATACGAAAAATCAGTGGTAGTATAA
- a CDS encoding transglutaminase-like domain-containing protein: protein MKIGKVHNWKKVLTQLLLLALPTFALAAYVLWDVNNYYAILQNNWLKQSVYVGAGMAGALLFYSYRFRFITTAALLFLVYYTGYRFVGQVSVGEFDAFFASVHYLVFVILFSSGWICGYGFSRSRYFTVFWSLFLLAAQIVTTSKTADITANALIGALLPVIAYAAYIIYTAELIRNMTDSQESFGWFIVKRMTGFIVIMTLILLAVFAIFDKDFKAIEKKWANNEGKYDRKKNGGESMTQQNKDGSISNKDKTQLSGSLNKGKRLVFVARLDNYFEDGVTPNPLYFTAFHYTKFDTLTQTFETDSLMPANDLFKPDPSKIPIYFAKTDSTVIRNTNATLHRKVVNAEIYKTLLAPNEYVAPSTAFFCQPLPVENAYREQYKSAYRAKMWVSDLNSAYFIYNPAGNASLESFQETRFNLLREVKDFATVDNKFLKYYTYMPDNAEYRRIGDLAKEITKDAVTPVDKIIAIRDYFLSKDEFGQPLYKYTDNPGVPGIPSANKLNYFLFENRQGYCAYYAGATLFLLRALGIPSRVTAGFLTIDRSSKNPGWYWFYEDQAHAWVQVYFPGYGWIDFDTTVPDQNTHDAPQPDGTPPLNMQQAYLVADGNIVTLDTLRKKATMTVEKLLFHDENYQTEHPGTIDIDASIANVTTDTGAIRFGQLKKGMHITAASFAEALKDDKPLPTEELQDILKRLPKPTPVDEIKVIEPEQPISDASKQKLDDNTSVNWLRVLYISLLVILCLAIIVGSLPWLIWQFLHQRARLTKAPVSKAFYQYRAAMYYLHQLGYARTNLGPGDYAGKIDRQFHTRFYDYSNIYQKLKYSTLPLTAREQAEVAQFYVPFIKTIRKQTPLKTRVARFLDVYQTIHFFTQPK, encoded by the coding sequence ATGAAAATTGGTAAAGTACATAATTGGAAAAAAGTTCTGACCCAACTATTGTTGCTGGCGTTACCTACGTTTGCGCTGGCAGCATATGTATTATGGGATGTTAATAATTACTACGCCATCCTCCAAAACAACTGGCTGAAGCAATCTGTTTATGTTGGAGCGGGCATGGCAGGTGCTTTGCTTTTCTACAGTTACCGCTTCCGGTTCATTACTACCGCCGCCTTATTGTTCCTTGTTTATTATACCGGTTATCGTTTTGTAGGGCAAGTGTCGGTAGGAGAATTCGACGCCTTTTTTGCATCCGTGCATTACCTGGTGTTTGTTATACTCTTTTCATCAGGCTGGATCTGTGGTTATGGTTTTTCGCGGTCCCGCTATTTCACTGTTTTCTGGTCATTATTCCTGCTGGCAGCACAAATTGTAACTACAAGCAAAACTGCCGACATAACAGCCAATGCCCTGATAGGCGCCCTATTACCTGTAATAGCCTACGCTGCTTATATCATCTACACTGCCGAGCTCATACGCAACATGACCGATTCGCAGGAAAGCTTTGGCTGGTTCATCGTAAAAAGGATGACCGGTTTCATTGTTATCATGACGCTGATACTGCTCGCCGTGTTTGCAATCTTTGATAAAGACTTTAAAGCAATAGAAAAGAAATGGGCAAATAATGAAGGGAAATACGACCGTAAGAAAAACGGAGGAGAAAGTATGACCCAACAGAACAAAGACGGCTCCATCAGCAATAAAGACAAAACCCAGTTAAGTGGTTCTTTGAATAAAGGGAAGCGGCTGGTATTTGTAGCCCGGCTCGATAACTACTTCGAAGATGGCGTCACCCCCAATCCTCTTTACTTCACCGCTTTTCATTATACAAAATTCGATACGCTTACACAGACATTTGAAACAGACAGCCTGATGCCTGCCAATGATCTCTTTAAACCCGATCCATCCAAAATACCGATCTATTTCGCGAAAACAGATTCTACAGTTATCAGGAACACCAATGCTACCCTGCACCGTAAAGTAGTGAACGCCGAGATCTACAAAACACTGCTGGCCCCCAATGAGTATGTAGCGCCTTCCACTGCATTCTTCTGTCAGCCCCTTCCCGTAGAGAATGCTTACAGGGAACAGTATAAAAGCGCCTATCGTGCGAAAATGTGGGTAAGCGATCTTAACAGCGCCTATTTCATTTACAACCCTGCGGGCAACGCATCACTGGAGTCGTTCCAGGAAACACGCTTTAACCTGTTACGTGAAGTAAAGGATTTCGCCACTGTCGATAATAAATTTTTAAAGTATTACACTTATATGCCGGATAACGCCGAATACAGGCGCATCGGCGACCTGGCAAAAGAGATCACAAAAGATGCGGTAACACCTGTTGACAAGATCATTGCTATCCGCGATTATTTTTTAAGCAAAGATGAGTTCGGACAACCTTTGTATAAATACACCGATAACCCTGGTGTACCGGGTATACCAAGCGCCAACAAGCTCAACTATTTCTTATTCGAGAACAGGCAGGGTTACTGTGCCTATTATGCCGGCGCCACTTTATTCCTGTTACGCGCGCTGGGCATTCCTTCAAGGGTCACGGCAGGCTTTCTCACCATAGACCGCAGCAGTAAAAACCCCGGCTGGTATTGGTTTTACGAAGACCAGGCGCACGCCTGGGTACAGGTTTATTTTCCCGGTTATGGATGGATAGACTTCGACACCACCGTACCCGATCAGAATACGCACGACGCACCACAGCCAGACGGTACGCCTCCCTTAAATATGCAGCAGGCCTATCTCGTTGCCGACGGTAATATTGTAACACTGGATACCCTTCGTAAAAAAGCTACAATGACCGTGGAAAAACTACTGTTCCACGACGAGAACTACCAGACTGAACATCCCGGCACTATCGATATAGATGCTTCGATAGCCAATGTTACTACCGACACGGGCGCCATACGCTTTGGACAGCTGAAGAAAGGCATGCATATTACCGCCGCATCATTCGCAGAAGCACTGAAAGATGACAAACCATTGCCAACGGAAGAACTGCAGGATATCTTAAAACGATTACCCAAACCTACCCCTGTAGATGAAATTAAAGTAATAGAACCCGAACAGCCCATATCCGATGCCAGTAAACAAAAGCTGGATGATAACACGTCTGTCAACTGGCTGCGGGTATTATATATCAGCCTGCTGGTGATCCTTTGCCTGGCTATAATAGTGGGTAGCCTGCCATGGCTGATATGGCAGTTCCTGCATCAAAGAGCCAGGCTAACGAAGGCGCCTGTAAGCAAGGCATTTTACCAATACCGGGCTGCCATGTACTACCTGCATCAGTTAGGTTATGCCCGCACCAACCTGGGACCCGGTGATTATGCAGGAAAAATAGACCGTCAGTTCCATACCCGTTTCTATGACTATAGTAATATTTATCAGAAACTGAAATATAGTACGCTGCCTTTAACAGCACGGGAACAGGCCGAAGTGGCACAGTTTTATGTTCCTTTTATCAAAACCATCAGGAAGCAAACGCCTTTAAAAACAAGGGTTGCACGCTTCCTGGATGTATATCAAACCATTCATTTTTTTACGCAACCTAAATAG
- a CDS encoding AAA family ATPase, with protein sequence MEEQHIQIEQALNHIQQLVGNIEKVIRGKQSQIRFILTALLAKGHILMEDNPGTGKTVMAKTLAHSIAGKFHDTSGVNFKRIQFTPDLLPMDLIGSHIFDDVRKEFLFKKGPLFCNVLLADEINRASPKVQSALLECMAENQITIGDATYPLEQLFFTIATQNPVEMEGTYPLPAAQLDRFFMKIYFGYVDEDTELDIYRDYLGIQDNLAHIQQVLSMEEVLLLQQEAEKVHLHDELLIAVRNIVTATRKHPDIVLGASTRSGITFLKCLKAYALVNGRTFATEDDLQQITHPVLDHRLIYRHKEAKQKALTAILDKEMERLSKAGISDK encoded by the coding sequence ATGGAAGAGCAACATATCCAGATAGAGCAGGCATTAAATCATATACAACAGCTTGTTGGCAATATTGAAAAGGTGATCCGTGGCAAACAATCACAGATCCGCTTTATACTTACCGCGTTGCTGGCGAAAGGCCATATTCTCATGGAAGATAACCCCGGCACCGGCAAAACCGTGATGGCTAAAACACTCGCCCATAGCATTGCCGGTAAATTTCATGATACCAGTGGCGTCAATTTCAAAAGGATCCAGTTTACACCCGACCTGTTACCTATGGACCTGATAGGCTCTCATATCTTCGACGACGTTCGTAAAGAGTTCCTCTTTAAAAAAGGTCCCTTGTTCTGTAATGTGTTACTGGCCGATGAAATCAACCGGGCCTCTCCCAAGGTGCAATCGGCATTATTGGAATGTATGGCCGAAAACCAGATCACTATTGGCGATGCCACCTATCCGCTGGAACAACTGTTCTTCACCATCGCCACACAAAACCCGGTAGAAATGGAGGGCACCTACCCTTTACCGGCCGCTCAGCTCGACCGTTTCTTTATGAAAATTTATTTCGGCTATGTAGATGAAGATACCGAACTGGATATCTATAGGGACTATCTTGGCATACAGGATAACCTGGCGCATATTCAGCAGGTATTATCTATGGAAGAAGTGCTCTTATTACAGCAGGAGGCAGAGAAAGTACACCTGCATGATGAACTGCTGATAGCAGTACGCAATATTGTTACCGCCACCCGTAAGCATCCGGATATTGTTTTGGGCGCTTCTACCCGAAGCGGTATCACCTTCCTCAAATGCCTGAAAGCATATGCACTTGTCAATGGACGCACCTTTGCCACCGAAGACGACCTGCAACAAATAACCCATCCGGTACTCGATCATCGCCTGATCTACCGCCATAAGGAAGCCAAACAAAAGGCCTTGACAGCCATCCTGGATAAAGAGATGGAAAGACTGAGCAAAGCAGGGATCAGTGATAAATAA
- a CDS encoding TonB-dependent receptor, translating to MKQIILILLLIGTATGVWAQKRTTRKHNTKARTTQKQTPKKQQAKKTQTKKQQPVKRNTEEQAEEITDSIPSKTVTITSSFKPALRNAAKVNFSAATPLPDSTLPRLQYQVPSQNLFFSYDPATLKPLALAADSAMAWENSHFIKAGFGNYSTPYLQAGFSFGDGKHSIINLHARHTSSKGSLPFQQFSKTGADVIGIFNSGDKLEWNGKVFFDNNVQYQYGYQPATLEFSKDSLRQRFTTIGASIGLRNKQENDYGFTYSPNLTYTRFVDNKNATENNLVINAPMSKSFGDNFAFNLGVTADITGYQSDSVGSSISNNLYYLNPAVVYKSSGLKLVAGFTPSWDNSDFHLLPNFSAEAKLNQEKFILMAGWTGYYHKNTYQSLAGFNPWLQQPRFLLNTRLTEQYAGFKGSAGSHFTYNAKVSYLKFRNQPLFVNDSLSGKSFLTVNESDMNALRIHGEIGYTVQEKFSLLGGATFTQYSNLTDNLKAWGLAPFEINGSLRWEILKDVTLKSDIYFWDGAQYRNNNKESQKLDPAVDLNAGIEFAVMPRLNLWVQFNNMLNNKYQRWNQYQVLGFNVLGGIVYSFGQTGK from the coding sequence ATGAAACAGATCATCCTTATACTTTTATTGATAGGAACTGCTACCGGTGTATGGGCGCAAAAGCGTACCACCCGTAAGCACAATACCAAGGCCCGCACAACGCAAAAGCAAACGCCTAAAAAGCAGCAGGCTAAGAAAACACAAACCAAAAAGCAACAGCCTGTAAAACGGAATACGGAAGAGCAGGCTGAAGAGATCACCGATAGCATTCCATCGAAAACGGTGACTATCACGTCGTCATTTAAGCCTGCATTGCGTAACGCTGCCAAGGTAAACTTCAGCGCTGCGACGCCATTGCCGGATTCTACTTTGCCCAGGCTTCAATACCAGGTGCCTTCGCAAAACCTGTTCTTTTCCTATGACCCGGCGACGTTAAAGCCGCTGGCGCTGGCAGCCGATAGCGCTATGGCCTGGGAGAACAGTCATTTTATTAAAGCGGGCTTTGGTAACTATAGTACGCCTTATTTGCAGGCAGGATTTTCATTTGGAGACGGTAAGCACTCTATTATAAACCTGCATGCCCGCCATACTTCTTCAAAAGGCAGTTTACCTTTTCAGCAGTTCAGTAAAACGGGCGCGGATGTGATCGGGATCTTCAATTCCGGTGACAAGCTGGAATGGAATGGCAAGGTGTTTTTCGATAACAACGTTCAATACCAGTATGGATACCAGCCTGCTACACTTGAATTCAGCAAGGATAGCCTGCGCCAGCGCTTCACGACTATAGGCGCCAGCATAGGACTGCGTAACAAACAGGAAAATGATTACGGTTTTACTTATAGCCCCAATCTTACCTACACCCGTTTTGTAGATAATAAAAATGCTACAGAAAACAACCTGGTGATCAATGCCCCTATGTCGAAGTCTTTTGGCGATAATTTTGCTTTTAACCTTGGAGTTACGGCTGATATCACGGGGTATCAGAGCGACAGTGTTGGCAGCTCTATCAGCAACAATCTTTATTATCTGAATCCGGCGGTAGTATATAAATCGTCCGGTTTAAAGCTGGTGGCAGGTTTCACGCCTTCGTGGGATAACAGCGATTTTCACCTGCTGCCCAATTTTTCTGCCGAAGCCAAACTTAACCAGGAGAAATTCATTCTGATGGCTGGCTGGACCGGTTACTATCATAAAAACACTTATCAGTCGCTGGCGGGCTTTAATCCCTGGTTACAGCAGCCCCGTTTCCTGCTGAATACCCGCCTTACCGAGCAATATGCAGGCTTTAAGGGTTCTGCAGGCAGTCATTTTACCTATAATGCCAAAGTTTCGTACCTGAAATTCAGGAACCAGCCTTTATTTGTGAATGATTCCCTTTCAGGAAAGTCGTTCCTGACGGTAAATGAGTCGGATATGAATGCACTTCGTATTCATGGTGAAATAGGATATACGGTGCAGGAGAAGTTTTCTTTGCTTGGAGGCGCTACCTTTACACAATATAGTAACCTGACGGATAACCTTAAGGCATGGGGATTGGCACCTTTTGAAATCAACGGATCTTTACGCTGGGAAATATTAAAGGATGTGACTTTGAAAAGTGATATCTATTTTTGGGACGGCGCACAGTACCGAAACAATAACAAGGAAAGCCAGAAGCTGGACCCCGCCGTTGACCTGAATGCAGGCATCGAATTTGCGGTAATGCCAAGGCTGAACCTGTGGGTACAATTCAATAATATGCTCAACAACAAATACCAGCGCTGGAATCAGTACCAGGTGCTTGGCTTTAATGTTTTGGGAGGAATTGTATATTCGTTCGGTCAAACCGGTAAATAA